The following are from one region of the Edaphobacter acidisoli genome:
- a CDS encoding NAD(P)/FAD-dependent oxidoreductase, producing the protein MQHSDICIAGAGIIGLSLALELHHRGARITVLEQAMPLGEASTAAAGMLAAADPDNPPALRPLSDLSISLYPSYLTRLRDLSGLEVPLHTSRALQALPEHMAETSAVLSADALRQILPQLTPGNRRFVLLDEHSLDPRQLATALLAAVRATTIELRTQTKFLSAKSSGDAVEIQTAAGTVHASQFVDCTGAWSTQTAPKKGQMLAVALPASLPLATVVRTPDIYIVPRAAGPKPTRAIIGATVEDAGFDKTVHPADIARLKAQATSLLPQLADATLLESWAGLRPVTADHLPLLGATPSRTNHFIAAGHYRNGILLAPATAHVMAQLLTGETPAISLSPYSPSRVL; encoded by the coding sequence CATCATCGGTCTTTCGCTTGCGCTCGAGCTGCACCATCGCGGAGCGCGCATCACCGTTCTCGAACAAGCCATGCCACTCGGCGAAGCCTCCACCGCAGCCGCAGGAATGCTCGCCGCAGCCGACCCCGACAACCCGCCCGCGCTGCGCCCTCTCTCTGACCTAAGCATCTCGCTATACCCCTCGTATCTAACCCGTCTGCGCGATCTCTCCGGCCTCGAAGTGCCACTTCATACCAGCCGCGCGCTCCAGGCGCTGCCCGAGCACATGGCAGAGACGAGCGCAGTGCTCAGCGCCGACGCTCTCCGCCAAATCCTCCCCCAACTCACTCCCGGCAACCGTCGCTTCGTCCTGCTCGACGAGCACAGCCTCGATCCGCGCCAGCTGGCCACGGCACTTCTGGCCGCCGTCCGGGCGACCACAATCGAACTACGCACTCAGACGAAGTTCCTCTCCGCAAAATCCTCAGGCGACGCCGTAGAAATCCAGACCGCGGCAGGCACCGTTCACGCGTCACAGTTCGTCGACTGCACCGGCGCCTGGTCCACCCAGACAGCCCCCAAAAAAGGACAGATGCTCGCCGTCGCGCTTCCTGCATCCCTGCCGCTCGCCACCGTCGTTCGCACGCCTGACATCTATATAGTTCCCCGAGCCGCTGGCCCCAAGCCGACACGAGCCATTATCGGAGCCACAGTAGAGGACGCCGGCTTCGACAAGACCGTCCACCCAGCCGACATCGCGCGTCTCAAAGCCCAGGCCACCAGCCTGCTGCCACAATTGGCCGATGCAACCCTCCTCGAAAGCTGGGCCGGACTACGTCCCGTAACGGCGGACCATCTGCCGCTGCTAGGCGCAACCCCCAGCCGTACCAATCACTTCATCGCTGCCGGACACTACCGCAACGGCATCCTGCTGGCCCCTGCAACCGCCCACGTCATGGCGCAGCTGCTCACTGGAGAAACCCCCGCCATCAGTCTTAGCCCTTATTCCCCCTCTCGCGTCTTATAA
- a CDS encoding citrate synthase: MPTVVAPKGLEGIVATSSSICWIDGDAGVLSYRGIDIHELAQRSNFEETTYLLWFGRLPNQQELADFSAQLSAARQLDPKIIDLLRSVPTAASPMQVLRTAVSMLSMYDADEADCSHDANVRKSFRLTAQIAMIVAIFDRIRKGKQIIEADHTLSHAANFLWMLTGEKPSETATRTFDIALILHADHELNASTFAARVIAATLADIHSAITGAIGALKGPLHGGANEATMRLLYAIDKAGEDPVEHVRRMFAEKKKISGFGHRVYHTEDPRATHLRRMSEELSKTSGNMKWFEMSRKIENFVKQEKKLNANVDFYSASTYTLLGIDIDLFTPIFAVSRIAGWAAHVIEQHDDNRLIRPRAEYVGPAYPAPYVPLASR; the protein is encoded by the coding sequence ATGCCCACTGTTGTTGCACCGAAAGGCCTGGAAGGCATCGTCGCCACCAGCTCATCTATCTGCTGGATCGACGGCGACGCCGGCGTCCTCTCCTACCGCGGCATCGACATCCATGAGCTTGCCCAGCGCTCCAACTTCGAAGAGACCACCTACCTGCTCTGGTTCGGCCGCTTGCCCAATCAGCAGGAACTGGCCGACTTCTCCGCGCAGCTCTCCGCCGCCCGCCAGCTCGACCCGAAGATCATCGACCTGCTCCGCAGCGTGCCCACCGCAGCCTCGCCCATGCAGGTCCTCCGCACGGCCGTCTCCATGCTCAGCATGTACGACGCCGACGAGGCCGACTGCAGTCACGACGCCAACGTCCGCAAGTCCTTCCGCCTGACCGCGCAGATCGCCATGATCGTCGCCATCTTCGACCGCATCCGCAAGGGCAAGCAAATCATCGAGGCCGACCACACGCTCTCCCACGCAGCCAACTTCCTCTGGATGCTCACCGGCGAAAAGCCCTCCGAGACCGCAACCCGCACCTTCGACATCGCGCTCATCCTGCACGCCGACCACGAGCTGAACGCCAGCACCTTCGCCGCGCGCGTCATCGCCGCCACCCTGGCTGATATCCACTCCGCCATCACCGGAGCCATCGGCGCGCTCAAGGGCCCGCTCCACGGCGGGGCCAACGAAGCCACCATGCGCCTGCTCTACGCCATCGACAAAGCCGGAGAAGACCCGGTCGAGCACGTGCGCAGGATGTTTGCCGAGAAGAAGAAGATCTCCGGCTTCGGCCACCGCGTCTACCATACCGAAGACCCGCGCGCCACGCACCTGCGCCGCATGTCCGAGGAGCTCAGCAAGACCTCCGGCAACATGAAGTGGTTCGAGATGTCGCGCAAGATCGAGAACTTCGTCAAGCAGGAGAAGAAGCTCAACGCCAACGTCGACTTCTACTCCGCCTCGACCTACACCCTGCTCGGCATCGACATCGACCTCTTCACCCCGATCTTCGCCGTCAGCCGCATCGCCGGCTGGGCCGCGCACGTCATCGAGCAGCACGACGACAACCGCCTCATCCGCCCGCGTGCGGAGTACGTCGGCCCTGCCTACCCTGCGCCATATGTCCCCCTGGCCAGCAGGTAA
- a CDS encoding class I SAM-dependent methyltransferase, whose translation MIEYESLAGVLTPHVDRPCAEAAYRNLLFSLVDRETAWLDLGCGRFLIREWLPDAQTAQMQFSRVCKRIVGIDLEEKDLELNPYIHEACVGSIERLPFPDSSFNLITAQMVIEHLANPSEVVGECARVLAPGGAFLALTPNLKNLLVAAASGIPNAIKRAFTWRAQSRDPHDIFPTHYRMNTSATLEKTLANAGMQVEFIEYINGSPDLAFVPVLNKIEQLIRAMQPETFRSDLLVLARKPFTHA comes from the coding sequence ATGATTGAATACGAATCGCTTGCTGGAGTTCTCACTCCGCATGTAGATCGTCCGTGCGCAGAAGCTGCCTATCGGAATCTCCTGTTTTCGCTCGTTGACAGGGAAACCGCGTGGCTGGACTTGGGATGCGGACGCTTCCTCATTCGAGAATGGCTGCCCGACGCGCAAACAGCACAGATGCAATTCAGTCGTGTCTGCAAACGTATCGTCGGGATTGACCTCGAAGAGAAAGATTTAGAACTGAACCCGTACATCCACGAGGCGTGTGTTGGCAGCATTGAGCGGCTGCCCTTTCCAGACAGCTCCTTCAACCTGATCACTGCTCAAATGGTCATCGAACATCTCGCCAACCCATCCGAAGTAGTCGGGGAGTGTGCGCGAGTGTTGGCTCCAGGCGGAGCTTTTCTCGCTTTGACCCCCAACCTGAAGAATCTTCTGGTTGCTGCAGCAAGCGGCATCCCCAATGCCATCAAGCGAGCCTTCACATGGCGGGCTCAGTCTCGCGACCCCCATGACATCTTTCCGACGCACTATCGAATGAACACGTCCGCCACTCTCGAAAAAACGCTTGCCAACGCAGGCATGCAGGTCGAATTCATCGAATACATCAACGGCTCGCCCGACCTCGCCTTCGTCCCTGTTCTCAACAAGATCGAGCAACTGATCCGAGCCATGCAACCGGAGACCTTCCGCAGCGATCTCCTCGTCCTCGCAAGAAAGCCCTTCACCCACGCCTGA
- a CDS encoding cysteine desulfurase family protein, translating to MDANATTPLLPEVFEAMRPFYMEHYGNASSIHQQGQQARAAVDQARDSIARLLRCRASEIVFTSGGTESDNLALFGTLKTTNGEKSHLITTSIEHHAVLHAAEALEKQNVEVTFLPCTAQGLIEPAALAAAIRPNTRLVSVMFANNETGVIQPIAELAAIAHQTGALFHTDAVQAAGKLPIDLSPKGPLKDVDLATISGHKIHAPKGIGALFVRRSVRLAPMMHGGMHERQRRAGTENVAGIVGLGKAAELALQWLATDGPAKLAPLRDRLEQGILAEVEEAGINGAGAPRVANTANLYFDHVEAEALVIALDLKGLSVSGGAACQSGATEPSHVLTAMGLSPARARASIRFSLSKLTTDDEVDEALKLVPAAVARLRELSPTYKAAIAATL from the coding sequence ATGGACGCGAACGCCACCACGCCTCTCCTGCCAGAGGTATTCGAGGCCATGCGTCCCTTCTACATGGAGCACTACGGCAACGCCAGCTCCATCCACCAGCAGGGCCAGCAAGCCCGCGCCGCCGTCGACCAGGCCCGCGACTCCATCGCCCGCCTCCTGCGCTGCCGCGCCTCCGAAATTGTCTTCACCTCCGGCGGCACTGAGAGCGACAACCTCGCACTCTTCGGCACGCTCAAAACCACCAACGGCGAAAAATCACATCTCATTACCACCAGCATCGAGCATCACGCCGTCCTGCACGCCGCCGAGGCGCTCGAAAAACAGAACGTCGAAGTCACATTCCTGCCCTGCACCGCACAAGGCCTCATCGAGCCAGCCGCGCTCGCCGCAGCAATCCGCCCCAACACGCGCCTCGTCAGTGTGATGTTTGCCAACAATGAGACCGGCGTCATCCAGCCCATCGCCGAGTTGGCCGCCATCGCCCACCAGACCGGAGCGCTCTTCCACACCGACGCCGTCCAGGCTGCAGGCAAGCTGCCCATCGACCTCAGCCCGAAAGGGCCGCTCAAGGACGTGGACCTCGCCACCATCTCCGGCCACAAGATCCACGCGCCCAAGGGCATCGGCGCGCTCTTCGTGCGGCGCAGCGTGCGCCTCGCGCCCATGATGCACGGTGGCATGCACGAGCGCCAGCGTCGCGCCGGCACGGAAAACGTCGCCGGAATCGTCGGCCTCGGCAAAGCCGCCGAGCTCGCACTGCAGTGGCTCGCAACAGACGGTCCGGCAAAGCTGGCCCCACTACGCGACCGCCTCGAACAAGGCATCCTCGCTGAAGTTGAAGAAGCAGGCATCAACGGAGCAGGCGCACCGCGCGTCGCCAACACGGCCAACCTCTACTTCGACCACGTCGAAGCCGAAGCGCTCGTCATCGCGCTCGACCTCAAGGGCCTCTCGGTCAGCGGAGGCGCCGCCTGCCAGTCCGGCGCAACCGAGCCCTCACACGTCCTCACGGCAATGGGCCTCAGCCCGGCCCGCGCCCGCGCCAGCATCCGCTTCTCGCTCTCGAAACTGACAACGGACGATGAGGTAGACGAAGCACTCAAGCTCGTCCCGGCAGCCGTTGCCCGCCTGCGCGAGCTCTCACCCACGTACAAGGCGGCAATCGCGGCTACGCTATAA
- a CDS encoding APC family permease has translation MSLTDSILGKPLATSEERAEQIGVAAGIPIFGLDALTSAAYGPEAAMTLLIPLGVAGLQHIVPVITAILILLAIVFFSYRQTIAAYPHGGGSYTVATENLGTFPGLLAAAALMIDYILTAAVGISAGVEALTGAIPSLLPHTLLICLVILTILVIVNLRGVKDTGAAFIVPTFLFVATLLTVIGVGVFKTLHSGGHPVAVTSLPPAVPTTVKYLTLWLLLKTFSSGCAAMTGVEAVSNGVMAFREPNRTRRAQTALTIIIGILMVLLFGIAWLSRAYGITAMDPNAEHYQSVVSILTAAVFGRGWFYYLTSASVLAALSLSANTAFADFPRLTRAIAQHDFLPHVFILRGRRLLYSHGVYALTGFTAVILILFGGITDRLIPLYAIGAFLAFTLSQAGMVMHWKKEEGGIRRHWWHMFVNGIGAVATGITTLVVATAKFHDGAWVTVLLIPTMILIMMAVKHHYTRVKREMKEITPLNLVNLEEPIVVIPMARWDRITEKAMRFGLLLSKQIKVVHVHTDDEDGHLDEVWEDHVLAPIRAAHLKEPELKVIRSQYRFVIHPLMDYILELEKENPGRKIAVLLPELVVRHWWENALHNQRVQLLKLLLLLRGNQRIVVVNIPWYL, from the coding sequence ATGTCCCTGACAGATTCGATTCTAGGAAAACCCCTCGCGACAAGTGAAGAGCGGGCTGAGCAGATTGGTGTTGCTGCCGGCATCCCCATCTTCGGACTTGATGCACTGACCAGCGCTGCATACGGCCCGGAAGCGGCGATGACGCTGCTGATTCCGTTGGGCGTCGCGGGACTGCAACACATCGTTCCGGTCATTACGGCGATCCTGATTCTGTTGGCGATTGTGTTTTTCAGCTATCGGCAGACGATTGCGGCGTATCCGCATGGCGGCGGTTCGTACACGGTGGCGACGGAGAACCTGGGGACGTTTCCGGGACTACTGGCCGCAGCGGCGCTGATGATCGACTACATTCTGACGGCGGCGGTAGGTATTTCAGCAGGTGTCGAGGCGCTCACGGGCGCGATACCGAGTTTGTTGCCGCACACATTACTTATCTGTTTAGTCATCCTTACGATCTTAGTGATCGTGAATTTGAGGGGTGTGAAAGATACAGGGGCGGCATTCATCGTGCCGACCTTTTTGTTTGTGGCCACATTGCTGACGGTGATTGGAGTAGGCGTCTTCAAGACCCTCCATTCTGGCGGACACCCGGTGGCGGTGACATCGCTTCCTCCTGCCGTTCCGACGACGGTGAAGTATCTGACCTTGTGGTTGCTCTTGAAGACATTCTCGAGTGGGTGCGCGGCGATGACTGGCGTCGAGGCGGTCTCGAACGGAGTGATGGCGTTTCGCGAGCCGAACCGTACCAGGAGAGCGCAGACCGCACTGACGATCATTATCGGCATCCTGATGGTGTTGCTGTTCGGGATTGCGTGGCTTTCGCGCGCGTACGGCATTACGGCGATGGACCCCAATGCGGAGCACTATCAGAGCGTCGTGAGTATTTTGACGGCGGCGGTGTTTGGACGTGGGTGGTTCTACTACCTGACGAGCGCTTCGGTGCTGGCTGCGCTGTCTTTGAGCGCGAATACGGCCTTTGCCGATTTTCCGCGACTGACACGCGCGATTGCTCAGCATGATTTTCTACCGCATGTGTTCATCCTGCGTGGACGGCGGTTGCTCTACTCGCACGGTGTCTATGCCCTGACTGGATTCACGGCGGTGATTCTGATCCTGTTTGGAGGCATCACCGACCGGCTGATTCCGCTGTATGCCATTGGCGCGTTTCTGGCGTTCACGCTTTCTCAGGCCGGCATGGTGATGCACTGGAAGAAGGAAGAGGGTGGCATCCGGCGGCATTGGTGGCACATGTTCGTCAATGGTATTGGTGCGGTTGCCACAGGCATTACGACGCTTGTGGTGGCTACCGCGAAGTTTCATGATGGCGCGTGGGTTACGGTGCTGCTGATCCCAACGATGATTCTGATCATGATGGCGGTGAAGCACCACTACACGCGCGTGAAGCGTGAGATGAAAGAGATTACTCCGCTGAACCTGGTGAACCTGGAAGAACCGATTGTGGTGATTCCGATGGCGAGGTGGGACCGCATTACGGAGAAGGCGATGCGGTTTGGGCTGTTGCTCTCAAAGCAGATCAAGGTGGTGCACGTCCATACCGATGATGAGGATGGACACCTGGATGAGGTTTGGGAAGACCATGTGCTTGCGCCGATACGGGCGGCGCATTTGAAGGAGCCGGAGCTGAAGGTGATCCGGTCACAGTACAGGTTTGTGATCCATCCGCTGATGGATTACATCCTTGAGTTGGAGAAAGAGAATCCTGGCCGCAAGATCGCTGTGCTGCTGCCGGAGCTGGTGGTGCGGCACTGGTGGGAGAATGCGCTGCACAATCAGCGCGTGCAGTTGCTGAAGCTGCTGCTGCTGCTCAGGGGCAACCAGAGGATTGTGGTGGTGAATATTCCCTGGTATCTGTGA